The window GTCGGGTTCCTGTCGTACGACGCCGCCGCCCGGCTCGTACGCGTCGACCAGCAGACCGTGTTCGAGGGTGTCGTGCAGGATCTGCTCGACGAGGTGCGCCACAGCGCGCTGACCCCCGCCGACTTCGCCACCGCCGACACCGACGGCGGTCCGCGCGACGAACTGATCAGGCCCAGCGGCACCGTCGTACAGGTGCTCGGGCCGGACGCGTCGGTCGTCGACCGGGGTCATCCGCCGCTGCCCGTCGGCGCCGACGACAGGCGGACCGCGGCCGCGCGGACGGCCGGCCGGCTGGTGGAACACCGTGACGTCGACGTCGGCGACGGCATGTACCGGGTGGCCACCGTCTCGCTCGGCGACGGGCGGGGCGCGGTGCAGATCGCGCAGGAGTTCAGCGACACCGAGGACCTGTTGCGCGAACTCCAGCAGCGGACCGTGCTGCTGGTGGCCGCCGTCGTGATCGCGGCCGGTCTCTTCGGCTGGTGGCTGGCCCGGCGCATCACCTCGCGGCTCGTCCGGCTCGCCGGGGCCGCGGAGGACGTGGCCCGCACCGGGCGGCTCGGCATCCAGGTGCCGGTCGCCGGGTACGACGAGGTGGCGCGGCTCGGCCGTTCCTTCGACCGCATGCTGGGGCGCCTCGCGCAGTCCGAGGAGGACCAGCGGCGCCTCGTCCAGGACGCGGGCCATGAACTCCGTACGCCCCTGACGTCGTTGCGCACCAACATCTCGATGCTCCGCAGGATCGACGAGCTCCCGCCCGCCGTCCGCGGGGAACTGGTCGCCGACCTCGCCCAGGAGTCCCGCGAACTCACCGACCTGGTCAACGAGTTGGTGGACCTCGCGGCCGGACAGTCGGACCGGGAGCCGCTCCAGTGGGTGGCCCTCGCCGACATCGCCGAGGACGTGGCGGTGGCGGCGCGGCGGCGGACGGGCCGGGCCGTCTCGGTGCGGGTGTCCGGCGAGACGGTGGTCGACGGCCGGCCCGGCGCGCTGCAGCGGGCGCTGTCCAACCTCGTGGACAACGCGGCGAAGTTCGACCGGGGCGGGAGCGAGCCGATCGACATCGTGGTGACGGGGGCGGGGACGCCGGTGGAGCCGGGCGCCGGGGCCGGGGCACGGGCCGCGGTCCGCGTCGAGGTGCTCGACCGCGGGCCCGGTATCGCCGAGGAGGACCTGGAGCGGGTCTTCGACCGCTTCTACCGCGCGCCGGACGCCCGGAGCCTGCCCGGCTCCGGGCTCGGACTGTCGATCGTCCGCGAGGTGGCGACCGCCCACGGCGGGGGCCCGTTCGCCCGGCGCCGGGAGGGCGGGGGGTCGGCGATCGGGTTCACGGTGGGCGGCGGCGACAGGAGCAGCGGGGGCTGAGGCGTCCCCGTACGGCTTCGGGCCGTCGGCCGCCCCTGCGAGAGTCCGGCCGAGAGCTGCTCCGCGAGCCCCCTACCAGCCCTCCTTCAGTTCGTCGTCCTCGCCCGCCTCCAGCAGGGTCGCCGCCGCGCCGACTATCCGGGGGTCCGGCTTGCCGACCACCTCGTGGTCCTTGCCCGTGTAGTCGAAGCGGGCCAGCACACTGCGCATGGCCTCCACGCGGGCTCGCTTCTTGTCGTTGCTCTTGACCACGGTCCACGGGGCCTGCTCGGTGTCCGTCTCGCGGAACATGGAGACCTTGGCGGCGGTGTAGTCGTCCCAGAGGTCGAGTGACGCGAGGTCCATGGGGCTGAGCTTCCACTGCCGTACGGGGTCGACCTGCCGGATCGTGAACCGGGTGCGCTGCTCGCCCTGCGACACCGAGAACCAGAACTTCACCAGGTCCACGCCGTCGTCGACGAGCATCCGCTCGAACGCGGGCGCCTGCCGCATGAAGCGCCGGTACTCGTCGCCCGTGCAGAAGCCCATCACCCGCTCCACACCGGCCCGGTTGTACCAGGACCGGTCGAAGAGCACGATCTCCCCGGCCGTCGGCAGATGCTCGACGTACCGCTGGAAGTACCACTGTCCGCGCTCGCGCTCCGTCGGCTTCTCCAGGGCCACCACCCGGGCACCACGCGGGTTGAGATGCTCGGTGAAGCGCTTGATCGTGCCGCCCTTGCCGGCCGCGTCCCGCCCCTCGAAGACGACGACGAGCCGGCGCCCGGTCTCCTTGATCCAGCTCTGCAGCTTCAGCAGCTCGATCTGCTGCAGCCGCTTGTGCCAGTCGTATTCACCGCGCTCCATGCGCTGTTCGTACGGGTAGTTCTCGCGCCAGGTGTCCACCGCGCTGCCGTCGGGGCGGATCAGCACCGGGTCGTCGTGGTCGGTGTAGTCGACGCGCATGTCACTCAGCAGTTCGGTCATCTCTACTCCCCGGGAGGATCAGTGGAACTGCGGCACGATCAGATAGATCCCGTACGCCACCACGGCCGCGCACGCGAGGAAACACAGCCCGGCCACGCCGAGCCCCACCGGGTCGGTGCCGCCGTCGCCCTCCCGCGCGGTCTCCGCGCGGGCCAGGCCCAGTACGCCGAGGGCGAAGACGACGACTACTCCGACCGTGACTCCGGTACTCACCGCGGCGACCTCGCCGAGGGCGCTCCAGTCCAGCTGCATCGTTCGTACTCTCCTTGCTCTCCCGGCTCTTCCCGGTCTCCGTGACGCGGCTCAGGCGGCGGTGCCGACCCCTGCCGGTGCCGTGCTGCGGACGCTGACCTCGTGGGTCGCGTTGACATTGGACGCGTGCACCGGGTTGCGGCGCGACATGACCACGATGAAGGTGGCGACGGCGAGCGCGAGGAGTGCGATTACCACGATGCCGAAGTTCCCGCCGTGCGTCACCACGCTCGCGGAGAGACCGCCGACCAGCGCGGCGGCGGGAAGCGTCACCAGCCACGCCACCACCATCCGCCCCGCCGTGCCCCACCGCACCTCGGCGAGACGCCTGCCCAGCCCGGCCCCGAGGATGCCGCCGGAGCACACCTGCGTGGTCGACAGCGCGAAACCGAGGTGCGCGGAGGTCAGGATCACCGTCGTGGAGGCGGCCTCCGCGGCGAAGCCCTGCGGCGACTGGATGTCGGTCAGGCCCTTGCCCATCGTCCGGATGATCCGCCAGCCGCCGAGATACGTACCGAGGCCGATCGCGAGTCCGGCCGACGCGATCACCCACAGGGGCGGCCCGGCGTCGTGGCCGAGCGCCCCGGCCGAGATCAGCGTGAGCGTGATGACGCCCATCGTCTTCTGCGCGTCGTTCGTGCCGTGCGCGAGCGAGACCAGCGACGCCGAGGCGATCTGCCCGAGCCGGAAGCCCTTCGTCACCGTCTTCTCCCGGGCCCGTGAGGTGATCCGGTACGCGAGGTACGTCGCGATGAGCGCGGCCACACCGGCGATCAACGGCGAGGCGACCGCCGGGAGCAGCACCTTCTCGACGACCTTGTCGAAGTGCACACCGTGCTCGCCTGCGCCCACCCACACGGCTCCGATGAGCCCGCCGAACAGCGCGTGCGACGAGCTCGACGGCAGCCCGAGCAGCCAGGTCGCCAGGTTCCACAGGATCGCGCCGACCAGCCCCGCGAAGATCATTCC is drawn from Streptomyces liliifuscus and contains these coding sequences:
- a CDS encoding inorganic phosphate transporter, which codes for MDHITFLVAVVIVTALAFDFTNGFHDTANAMATSIATGALRPRTAVLISGVLNVGGAFLSTEVAKTISGGIVDDTLVTPGMIFAGLVGAILWNLATWLLGLPSSSSHALFGGLIGAVWVGAGEHGVHFDKVVEKVLLPAVASPLIAGVAALIATYLAYRITSRAREKTVTKGFRLGQIASASLVSLAHGTNDAQKTMGVITLTLISAGALGHDAGPPLWVIASAGLAIGLGTYLGGWRIIRTMGKGLTDIQSPQGFAAEAASTTVILTSAHLGFALSTTQVCSGGILGAGLGRRLAEVRWGTAGRMVVAWLVTLPAAALVGGLSASVVTHGGNFGIVVIALLALAVATFIVVMSRRNPVHASNVNATHEVSVRSTAPAGVGTAA
- the ppk2 gene encoding polyphosphate kinase 2 translates to MTELLSDMRVDYTDHDDPVLIRPDGSAVDTWRENYPYEQRMERGEYDWHKRLQQIELLKLQSWIKETGRRLVVVFEGRDAAGKGGTIKRFTEHLNPRGARVVALEKPTERERGQWYFQRYVEHLPTAGEIVLFDRSWYNRAGVERVMGFCTGDEYRRFMRQAPAFERMLVDDGVDLVKFWFSVSQGEQRTRFTIRQVDPVRQWKLSPMDLASLDLWDDYTAAKVSMFRETDTEQAPWTVVKSNDKKRARVEAMRSVLARFDYTGKDHEVVGKPDPRIVGAAATLLEAGEDDELKEGW
- a CDS encoding HAMP domain-containing sensor histidine kinase, which produces MRSRGARLRRLVARARLSSLRTTFTVSFAAVAAAVTVLVGFLSYDAAARLVRVDQQTVFEGVVQDLLDEVRHSALTPADFATADTDGGPRDELIRPSGTVVQVLGPDASVVDRGHPPLPVGADDRRTAAARTAGRLVEHRDVDVGDGMYRVATVSLGDGRGAVQIAQEFSDTEDLLRELQQRTVLLVAAVVIAAGLFGWWLARRITSRLVRLAGAAEDVARTGRLGIQVPVAGYDEVARLGRSFDRMLGRLAQSEEDQRRLVQDAGHELRTPLTSLRTNISMLRRIDELPPAVRGELVADLAQESRELTDLVNELVDLAAGQSDREPLQWVALADIAEDVAVAARRRTGRAVSVRVSGETVVDGRPGALQRALSNLVDNAAKFDRGGSEPIDIVVTGAGTPVEPGAGAGARAAVRVEVLDRGPGIAEEDLERVFDRFYRAPDARSLPGSGLGLSIVREVATAHGGGPFARRREGGGSAIGFTVGGGDRSSGG